One genomic segment of Terrihabitans soli includes these proteins:
- the fliF gene encoding flagellar basal-body MS-ring/collar protein FliF: MGGFIDFLKGLGAPRLVAMLAVTLSLIGFFGFVALRVSDAGLVPVFSDLTLQDSSAVIKELEAQNIPYQTSRDGSTIMVPSESVAQVRMKLAEQGLPSGGGVGWEIFDKGDGLSSTSFLQNVNRLRALEGELARSIRSLDRVAAARVHLVVPERPLFARDAPKPTASIVLRVSGDLGQGQVRAIVHLVASAVQGLDPEAISIVDETGRLLADGANMDKDGLPSGAQEREAAFERRVKDQVQGIVERVVGAGRARAEVNATFDYSKVTNTSDTFDPDSRVVRSTQTSEEKNDSTEGPGTVSVSTQLPNQQGSNPADPAAASREKSEKANETVNYEISRSTRTEVLEAGRLKKVSVAVLVDGIYASDPSGSVTYAPRAQEELDRIAALVRSAIGFDQGRGDQIEVVNLRFAEPPGVRPIDDAAGFASLGITKNDLMQVIEMIVLGIVSLLVLLLVVRPLVRRILTPEQRAALPALAPTVSPSSPLEQALAPASPPDPTARMIELSQVNGKVHAQSLQKVGELAQRNPAETVSIIRQWLAEPA, translated from the coding sequence TTGGGCGGATTTATCGATTTCCTGAAAGGTCTCGGCGCACCGCGGCTCGTTGCCATGCTGGCCGTGACATTGTCGCTGATCGGGTTTTTCGGCTTCGTGGCGCTCAGGGTTTCGGACGCCGGCCTGGTGCCGGTCTTCTCCGACCTGACGCTTCAGGACTCGTCCGCCGTCATCAAGGAACTCGAAGCCCAGAACATTCCCTACCAGACCTCGCGCGACGGCTCGACGATCATGGTGCCGAGCGAATCGGTCGCCCAGGTCCGCATGAAGCTCGCCGAACAGGGCCTTCCCTCGGGCGGCGGCGTCGGCTGGGAAATTTTCGACAAGGGCGACGGCCTTTCCTCCACGAGCTTTCTTCAGAACGTAAACCGGCTGCGCGCCCTGGAAGGCGAGCTTGCCCGTTCGATCCGCTCGCTCGACCGCGTTGCGGCGGCGCGCGTGCATCTCGTCGTGCCCGAGCGTCCGCTGTTTGCGCGCGATGCGCCCAAGCCCACCGCTTCCATCGTGCTGCGCGTGTCCGGCGATCTCGGCCAGGGCCAGGTGCGTGCCATCGTCCATCTCGTCGCCTCCGCCGTGCAGGGCCTCGATCCGGAAGCGATCTCGATCGTCGATGAAACCGGCCGCCTCCTTGCCGACGGCGCCAATATGGACAAAGACGGCCTGCCCTCCGGCGCGCAGGAGCGCGAAGCGGCGTTTGAGCGCCGGGTGAAGGATCAGGTGCAGGGCATTGTCGAGCGCGTTGTCGGTGCCGGCCGCGCCCGCGCCGAAGTGAACGCCACGTTCGACTACTCCAAGGTCACCAACACCTCCGACACTTTCGATCCGGACAGCCGCGTCGTCCGCTCGACGCAGACGAGCGAAGAGAAGAACGACAGCACCGAAGGCCCCGGCACCGTTTCGGTGTCGACGCAGCTTCCGAACCAGCAGGGCTCGAACCCCGCCGATCCCGCCGCCGCCTCGCGCGAAAAATCCGAGAAGGCCAACGAGACCGTCAATTACGAGATCTCGCGCTCGACGCGCACGGAGGTTCTCGAAGCCGGCCGCCTGAAAAAGGTCTCGGTCGCCGTTCTCGTTGACGGTATTTACGCCAGCGACCCGTCCGGCTCGGTCACCTATGCGCCGCGCGCTCAGGAAGAGCTCGACCGCATCGCCGCCCTTGTCCGCTCCGCCATCGGCTTCGATCAGGGCCGTGGCGACCAGATCGAAGTCGTGAACCTGCGCTTTGCCGAACCGCCGGGCGTGCGCCCGATCGACGATGCGGCCGGCTTCGCCTCGCTCGGCATCACCAAGAACGATCTGATGCAGGTGATCGAGATGATCGTTCTCGGCATTGTTTCGCTGCTCGTTCTCCTCCTCGTCGTCCGTCCGCTGGTGCGCCGCATCCTGACGCCGGAACAGCGCGCCGCACTGCCGGCTCTCGCTCCGACCGTCTCGCCCTCCTCGCCGCTTGAGCAGGCGCTGGCTCCCGCCAGTCCCCCCGATCCGACCGCCCGCATGATCGAGCTGTCGCAGGTGAACGGCAAAGTGCACGCCCAATCGCTGCAGAAGGTCGGCGAACTCGCCCAACGCAACCCCGCCGAAACCGTTTCCATCATCCGCCAGTGGCTGGCGGAACCCGCGTGA
- a CDS encoding DUF1153 domain-containing protein, producing MTELPRSKVKYVIGPDGSPLTIADLPPTDTKRWVIRRKAEVVAAVRGGLLSLEEACARYTLTVDEFLGWQASIDRHGLAGLRTTRIQQYRVG from the coding sequence ATGACCGAACTGCCGCGTTCCAAGGTGAAATACGTTATCGGCCCCGATGGAAGCCCGCTTACAATTGCGGATCTTCCTCCGACCGATACCAAGCGCTGGGTCATCCGCCGCAAGGCGGAGGTGGTGGCCGCGGTGCGCGGCGGCCTGCTCTCCCTTGAGGAGGCATGTGCCCGCTATACCCTTACGGTGGATGAATTTCTCGGCTGGCAGGCATCGATCGACCGGCACGGCCTGGCGGGTCTGCGGACGACGCGGATCCAGCAATATCGCGTCGGCTGA
- a CDS encoding flagellar hook-length control protein FliK, translated as MSLTLADLLSPTPQMPKTAAGGVVATSETADGGAFAEALKAFRAGAETATGEAGIAIPVPGEIGAGVPELPVRIQTEAVIGLEAVLLPAPPAEGDAAVETPVIPGAAVPATDGVVTAPVLTGEIPAEGEGETPDAAPDGVTDPNLVIAAPVIAPAPLAAPVAPVVTEDAALTLAVSTETPPDMPQMPLADAEPDTAPLLEGRASAAGAPPPSSLPPVLSTGDTIPDLPKEVVDALAPRAPLPAAEDIAAAVTKPVAPPVTAAPSAPIPAALQDIASDPDVISVQAQAGAVISKDAYEDGDASAPASVTPPPRAVAPTITPLTQTVATPDAEIPAVPAEPVLAADPETKAKAADGALAVLTQKPEAAPAPAKPAAPVEPQAQPVAAAPDAPSDVKAADPKLSVDEKPAPEKPVAERPAPAEKPVQQADTRASQAPVPVNDKPAVTELAAKSVQQQSQNLPATAIPQLASEIVSKVKRGVTRFEVRLDPPELGRIDVRIDVDKDGRVTSRLMVEKTETLDLLKADQRALERALHDAGFKSEQNSLSFSLKDQRDGQAKFEEQRQLQQSSDPAETEEEPVRHVADSAYRAALRGPGGFDLRV; from the coding sequence ATGTCTTTAACTTTGGCTGATCTTCTGTCTCCGACCCCTCAAATGCCGAAAACCGCGGCAGGCGGGGTCGTCGCGACTTCCGAAACCGCCGATGGCGGCGCCTTTGCCGAGGCTCTTAAAGCCTTCCGGGCCGGCGCCGAGACGGCGACGGGGGAGGCGGGAATTGCCATACCCGTGCCGGGAGAGATCGGTGCCGGGGTTCCGGAGCTGCCGGTCCGCATCCAGACGGAAGCTGTGATCGGCCTTGAAGCCGTTCTTCTGCCGGCCCCGCCGGCGGAAGGCGATGCGGCCGTCGAGACACCTGTTATTCCCGGCGCGGCGGTTCCCGCGACCGATGGCGTTGTGACCGCGCCGGTTCTCACCGGCGAAATCCCGGCGGAAGGCGAGGGCGAGACGCCCGATGCCGCGCCGGACGGTGTGACCGATCCCAATCTTGTTATTGCCGCGCCCGTTATCGCGCCTGCGCCGCTGGCTGCTCCTGTCGCGCCCGTGGTGACGGAAGACGCAGCTCTTACTCTTGCGGTCTCGACCGAGACGCCGCCGGACATGCCGCAGATGCCGCTGGCGGATGCCGAGCCCGATACGGCGCCGCTGCTCGAAGGCCGCGCGTCCGCAGCCGGCGCTCCGCCGCCTTCCTCTCTGCCGCCGGTGCTGAGCACGGGCGACACCATTCCCGATCTGCCGAAAGAAGTGGTGGATGCACTGGCGCCGCGCGCGCCTCTGCCCGCCGCTGAAGATATTGCCGCCGCGGTGACGAAACCCGTTGCGCCTCCTGTGACGGCAGCGCCGAGCGCCCCGATCCCGGCGGCTCTGCAGGACATCGCGTCCGATCCCGATGTGATTTCGGTGCAGGCGCAGGCCGGCGCCGTCATTTCGAAAGATGCATATGAAGACGGCGATGCTTCGGCGCCCGCCAGCGTGACACCGCCGCCGCGCGCTGTTGCGCCCACGATTACTCCGCTCACGCAGACAGTGGCGACGCCGGATGCCGAGATCCCCGCTGTCCCGGCCGAGCCTGTTCTCGCCGCCGATCCTGAAACCAAGGCCAAGGCCGCCGATGGCGCGCTTGCCGTATTGACGCAGAAGCCGGAGGCGGCGCCCGCGCCGGCAAAACCCGCGGCGCCCGTCGAGCCTCAAGCGCAGCCGGTTGCGGCCGCGCCTGATGCGCCTTCCGATGTGAAGGCCGCCGATCCCAAACTCTCCGTGGACGAAAAGCCCGCGCCGGAAAAACCGGTAGCGGAGCGTCCCGCTCCGGCGGAGAAGCCTGTCCAGCAGGCCGATACGCGTGCTTCTCAGGCGCCTGTGCCGGTCAATGACAAGCCCGCCGTGACCGAACTTGCGGCGAAAAGCGTGCAGCAGCAGTCGCAAAACCTGCCGGCAACGGCAATTCCGCAGCTTGCCAGCGAGATCGTCTCCAAGGTTAAGCGCGGCGTCACGCGGTTTGAGGTCCGCCTCGACCCGCCGGAACTCGGCCGTATCGACGTTCGTATTGACGTCGATAAGGACGGCCGCGTGACGTCGCGTCTTATGGTCGAGAAGACCGAAACGCTCGATCTGCTGAAGGCCGACCAGCGCGCGCTGGAACGTGCGCTGCACGATGCCGGCTTCAAATCCGAACAGAACTCGCTGTCCTTCTCTCTGAAAGATCAGCGCGACGGTCAGGCGAAATTCGAGGAGCAGCGTCAGCTGCAGCAATCATCTGATCCCGCCGAGACCGAAGAAGAACCGGTCCGGCATGTTGCCGATAGCGCCTACCGTGCCGCACTTCGCGGTCCGGGTGGCTTCGATCTACGTGTGTAA
- a CDS encoding flagellar hook assembly protein FlgD encodes MAGLNGVTSAPPITAQSYSGGAQIADNFQSFLQLLTTQLQNQNPLDPLDTNQFTQQLVQFAGVEQQISTNSTLAALLQVMDTSRLTGAVDYIGKQITAEGATTVLDEQSAVWNINVGSEAPQTTIVVSDAAGNQVYTQDINLTKGNNVYAWQGKSSSGQVMPDGFYTIQVVARDAKGQPVTATTDIQGKVTGVELENGEPVLKIGDTIRVKLANIKSVVTPPAAPPADDSSDT; translated from the coding sequence ATGGCCGGTCTCAACGGTGTAACGTCCGCCCCTCCCATTACCGCTCAGTCCTATAGCGGCGGGGCGCAGATCGCTGACAATTTCCAGAGCTTCCTTCAGCTCCTGACGACGCAGTTGCAGAACCAGAACCCGCTGGATCCGCTCGATACCAACCAGTTCACCCAGCAGCTCGTGCAGTTCGCCGGCGTCGAACAGCAGATCTCGACGAACTCGACGCTCGCCGCGCTGCTTCAGGTGATGGATACGAGCCGCCTCACGGGCGCCGTCGATTATATCGGCAAACAGATCACCGCCGAAGGCGCAACCACCGTGCTCGATGAACAGAGCGCGGTGTGGAACATCAATGTCGGATCCGAAGCGCCGCAGACGACGATCGTCGTCTCCGATGCCGCCGGCAATCAGGTCTACACGCAGGACATCAACCTGACGAAGGGCAACAACGTCTATGCCTGGCAGGGCAAGAGCTCGAGCGGCCAGGTCATGCCGGACGGCTTCTATACGATCCAGGTCGTTGCCCGCGACGCCAAGGGTCAGCCTGTGACGGCCACAACCGACATCCAGGGCAAGGTTACCGGCGTTGAGCTCGAGAACGGTGAGCCGGTGCTGAAGATCGGCGATACGATCCGGGTCAAGCTGGCCAATATCAAATCGGTGGTCACGCCGCCTGCCGCACCGCCGGCGGACGACAGCTCGGATACTTAA
- the mnmA gene encoding tRNA 2-thiouridine(34) synthase MnmA translates to MAFDLDLSGPRATNRVVVAMSGGVDSSVVAALLKREGYDVVGVTLQLYDHGAAAHRKGACCAGQDIYDARRVADAIGIPHYVLDYEERFRTKVIDRFAASYAAGETPIPCVECNQQIKFADLLGTARELGAAVMATGHYVSSRALPGGGRALHRAADPDRDQSYFLYGTTREQLNLLRFPLGDLTKTETRELAREFGLHIADKHDSQDICFVPTGSYSDIVGRLKPEAGEPGEIVHVDGRVLGSHKGIMHYTVGQRRGLGLSVGEPLFVVGLDPRKHRVIVGPREALATPKIVLRDVNWLGDEEIGNRGQNVFVKVRSTRAPQPALLTRGASGIEVAFADAEEGVAPGQACVIYDGAEAQARVLGGGVIASATKVEPASSEFAVA, encoded by the coding sequence ATGGCTTTCGACCTCGACCTTTCCGGACCCCGCGCGACGAATCGTGTCGTCGTGGCGATGTCGGGCGGCGTGGATTCGTCGGTCGTTGCGGCATTGCTCAAGCGTGAAGGCTATGACGTCGTCGGCGTCACGCTCCAGCTTTACGATCACGGCGCGGCCGCCCATCGCAAGGGCGCCTGCTGTGCGGGCCAGGACATCTACGATGCCCGCAGAGTCGCCGACGCTATCGGCATTCCGCATTATGTCCTCGACTATGAAGAGCGCTTCCGCACGAAGGTTATCGACCGGTTCGCCGCAAGCTATGCCGCGGGCGAGACGCCGATCCCCTGCGTCGAGTGCAATCAGCAGATCAAATTCGCCGATCTTCTCGGCACGGCGCGTGAACTCGGCGCCGCCGTCATGGCCACGGGCCATTATGTGTCGTCGCGCGCGCTGCCCGGCGGCGGCCGGGCGCTGCATCGCGCCGCCGATCCCGATCGCGACCAGAGCTATTTCCTTTACGGCACGACGCGCGAGCAGTTGAACCTTCTTCGCTTTCCGCTCGGCGATCTCACCAAGACCGAGACGCGCGAACTGGCGCGCGAATTCGGACTGCACATCGCCGACAAGCATGACAGCCAGGACATCTGCTTTGTCCCGACGGGCTCTTATTCCGACATTGTCGGACGCCTGAAGCCGGAAGCCGGCGAGCCGGGCGAGATCGTGCATGTCGATGGACGCGTGCTCGGGTCGCACAAGGGCATCATGCATTACACGGTCGGCCAGCGCCGCGGCCTCGGGCTCAGCGTCGGTGAGCCGCTGTTCGTCGTCGGTCTCGATCCGCGCAAGCATCGCGTGATTGTCGGTCCGCGCGAAGCTCTGGCGACGCCGAAGATCGTGCTGCGCGACGTCAACTGGCTCGGCGACGAAGAGATCGGCAATCGGGGACAGAATGTATTCGTGAAGGTGCGCTCGACGCGCGCCCCGCAGCCGGCGCTTCTGACGCGCGGCGCATCCGGCATCGAAGTCGCGTTCGCGGATGCGGAAGAGGGCGTTGCGCCCGGACAGGCCTGCGTCATCTATGACGGCGCGGAAGCTCAGGCGCGCGTGCTCGGCGGCGGCGTCATCGCTTCGGCAACGAAAGTCGAGCCGGCCTCTAGCGAATTTGCGGTTGCCTGA
- a CDS encoding class I SAM-dependent methyltransferase, translated as MAIQYDLEGQQRVYEKWAPIYDAIYHKFLSDAHSKTAAAASNCGRDILEVGVGTGLVLRYYPPDRNVVGVDLSVHMLQKAIEKVDELGLTHVKLLASMDACRLGFPDARFDAVAVPFVITLVPDPEGALDEMRRVLKPGGEIIVTSKLGADRGIVPKIEEWLAPLMRQVGWSSHFKVSRLEKWAARHPDMDVVEVAPVFPWGFFKLVRIKKKA; from the coding sequence ATGGCGATCCAATACGATCTTGAAGGCCAGCAGCGCGTCTACGAAAAATGGGCGCCGATCTACGACGCCATCTATCATAAGTTTCTTTCCGATGCGCATTCGAAGACGGCCGCTGCCGCTTCGAATTGCGGGCGCGATATTCTCGAAGTCGGCGTCGGTACGGGCCTTGTCCTTCGCTACTATCCGCCGGACCGCAATGTCGTCGGCGTCGATTTGTCGGTGCACATGCTGCAGAAGGCGATCGAAAAGGTCGATGAACTGGGCCTCACGCATGTGAAGCTTCTGGCGTCCATGGATGCGTGCCGGCTCGGCTTTCCCGATGCGCGCTTTGATGCGGTGGCGGTGCCCTTCGTCATCACGCTCGTTCCCGATCCCGAAGGCGCGCTCGATGAGATGCGGCGCGTGCTGAAGCCGGGCGGCGAAATCATCGTGACGTCGAAGCTCGGCGCCGATCGCGGCATTGTTCCGAAAATCGAGGAATGGCTCGCGCCTCTGATGCGTCAGGTCGGCTGGAGCTCGCACTTCAAAGTGAGCCGCCTTGAAAAATGGGCGGCACGGCATCCGGATATGGATGTCGTCGAAGTCGCGCCGGTTTTCCCCTGGGGCTTCTTCAAACTCGTGCGGATCAAGAAGAAGGCCTAA
- a CDS encoding PAS domain S-box protein, whose amino-acid sequence MTDWTSWRPFLIEKKTPESGIITSFYLRPEDGAPVPRHKPGQHLTFLFDIPGKGEIKRNYTISCDANGEHYRISVKREPEGTVSRWLHDEAKPGTKIKVMPPSGSFLLPDHQTRPVVFLSGGVGVTPMIAMLEALADRHTKLKADFIHCAIDGSVHAFGPHVKDLAKLHGGTDVTVFYSAPRSQDVKGRDYDEPGRLSLDFLRQNTPLKDADYYVCGPLPFLKAFVSGLAKEGVPTSRIHYEFFGPVEELLDEDLPPAEDAEPSKPLAARGPYQRKDSEMVTPAELGLAIIGSASDAVVASDRAGNIILWNPGAERIFGFTEEEALGQSLDIIIPEPFRERHWEGYHQTAASGQSRYGAGDMLAVPGLKKDGTRNSIEFTIVLIKGKTGEVEAMVSVIRDVTKNFMAMKELKKQLAEKEKA is encoded by the coding sequence ATGACGGACTGGACCTCCTGGCGTCCCTTTCTCATCGAAAAGAAGACCCCTGAAAGCGGGATCATCACGTCTTTCTATCTGCGCCCCGAAGACGGCGCGCCCGTGCCGCGCCACAAGCCCGGCCAGCATCTGACCTTCTTGTTCGACATTCCGGGCAAAGGCGAAATCAAGCGCAATTACACGATCTCCTGCGACGCCAATGGCGAGCATTACCGGATCTCGGTGAAGCGCGAGCCCGAAGGCACCGTGTCGCGCTGGCTGCATGACGAGGCAAAGCCCGGCACGAAGATCAAGGTTATGCCGCCGTCCGGCAGTTTCCTTCTGCCCGACCATCAGACACGGCCCGTCGTGTTTTTATCGGGCGGTGTCGGCGTCACGCCGATGATCGCCATGCTGGAAGCCTTGGCCGACCGGCACACGAAACTGAAAGCCGATTTCATTCACTGCGCCATTGACGGCTCTGTGCATGCATTCGGACCGCATGTGAAGGATCTCGCAAAACTGCACGGCGGCACGGATGTTACCGTCTTCTATTCCGCGCCGCGGAGCCAAGACGTCAAAGGCCGCGACTATGACGAGCCCGGGCGGCTCAGCCTCGACTTCCTGCGTCAGAACACGCCGCTCAAAGACGCCGACTATTATGTCTGCGGCCCGCTGCCCTTCCTGAAGGCTTTCGTTTCCGGCCTTGCGAAGGAAGGCGTTCCGACAAGCCGCATCCACTATGAATTCTTCGGCCCGGTCGAGGAGCTTCTCGATGAAGACCTTCCGCCGGCGGAAGATGCCGAGCCGTCAAAACCTCTCGCCGCCCGCGGCCCCTATCAGCGTAAGGACTCAGAGATGGTCACGCCCGCAGAGCTCGGCCTTGCCATTATCGGCAGCGCCTCGGACGCCGTGGTCGCGAGCGATCGCGCCGGAAACATCATTCTGTGGAACCCCGGCGCCGAACGCATTTTCGGGTTCACCGAGGAAGAAGCGCTCGGCCAATCGCTCGACATCATCATTCCCGAGCCGTTCCGCGAGCGCCATTGGGAGGGCTATCATCAGACGGCCGCGTCCGGCCAGAGCCGCTACGGCGCGGGCGATATGCTCGCCGTGCCGGGTCTCAAGAAGGACGGCACGCGCAACTCCATCGAATTCACTATCGTGCTCATCAAAGGCAAGACGGGTGAAGTCGAAGCCATGGTCTCCGTCATCCGCGACGTGACCAAGAATTTCATGGCGATGAAGGAGCTGAAAAAGCAGCTCGCCGAGAAGGAGAAGGCTTAG
- a CDS encoding UDP-glucose dehydrogenase family protein produces MRIAMIGSGYVGLVSGACFADFGHDVHCVDKAADKIEALNAGRIPIYEPGLEELVERNAKAGRLVFSTDIPRAVAEADVVFIAVGTPSRRGDGHADLSYVYSAAREIAASVTGFTVVVTKSTVPVGTGDEVDRIIAETNPKADVTVVSNPEFLREGAAIDDFKRPDRIVVGIENERARPVMEEVYRPLYLNKAPLIFTDRRTSELIKYAANAFLAMKITFINEIADLCEQVGANVQEVAGGIGLDNRIGGKFLHAGPGYGGSCFPKDTLALVKTAQDAGAPIRLIETTVAVNDQRKRLMARKVVAACGGEVRGKTVAILGLTFKPNTDDMRDAPSLAIVQALVDLGAKVKAYDPEGMEHAKGMLPPGVTFADGPYTAAEGADALAIVTEWNQFRALDFRRLKEIMKAPVLIDFRNIYKREEVARHGFTYAGVGRPKDGRAGDMQAAAE; encoded by the coding sequence ATGCGTATTGCGATGATCGGCTCTGGCTATGTCGGGCTCGTGTCCGGCGCCTGCTTCGCCGATTTCGGCCATGACGTTCATTGCGTCGACAAGGCGGCCGACAAGATCGAGGCCCTGAACGCCGGACGTATTCCGATATATGAGCCGGGGCTTGAAGAACTCGTCGAGCGCAATGCGAAGGCCGGCCGCCTCGTGTTCTCGACCGACATTCCGCGCGCCGTTGCGGAAGCCGATGTTGTGTTCATCGCCGTCGGTACGCCCTCGCGCCGTGGCGACGGCCATGCCGATCTGTCTTATGTCTATAGCGCGGCGCGTGAGATTGCGGCCTCGGTCACCGGCTTCACCGTCGTCGTCACCAAATCCACGGTTCCGGTAGGGACGGGCGATGAAGTCGATCGCATCATCGCCGAGACCAATCCGAAGGCCGACGTCACCGTCGTCTCCAATCCGGAATTTTTGCGCGAAGGTGCGGCGATCGACGATTTCAAACGGCCCGACCGTATCGTCGTCGGCATTGAAAACGAACGCGCCCGCCCGGTGATGGAGGAAGTCTACCGGCCGCTTTACCTCAACAAGGCGCCGCTGATCTTCACCGACCGCCGCACCTCCGAACTCATCAAATACGCCGCCAACGCTTTCCTCGCGATGAAGATCACCTTCATCAACGAGATCGCCGATCTCTGCGAACAGGTCGGCGCGAATGTGCAGGAAGTTGCCGGCGGCATCGGCCTCGACAACCGCATCGGCGGGAAATTCCTGCATGCCGGTCCAGGCTATGGCGGCTCGTGCTTCCCGAAGGATACGCTTGCGCTCGTCAAGACGGCGCAGGATGCCGGCGCGCCGATTCGCCTCATCGAGACGACGGTCGCCGTCAACGATCAGCGCAAGCGCCTGATGGCGCGCAAGGTCGTTGCCGCCTGCGGCGGTGAGGTCCGCGGCAAGACGGTCGCCATTCTCGGCCTGACTTTCAAACCCAATACCGACGATATGCGCGATGCGCCTTCGCTCGCCATCGTTCAGGCGCTGGTTGATCTCGGTGCCAAGGTCAAGGCTTACGATCCCGAAGGCATGGAACATGCGAAGGGCATGCTGCCGCCGGGCGTTACTTTTGCCGATGGTCCGTACACCGCGGCGGAAGGCGCCGATGCGCTCGCCATCGTCACGGAGTGGAACCAGTTCCGCGCCCTCGATTTCCGCCGCCTGAAAGAGATCATGAAAGCGCCGGTCCTTATCGACTTCCGCAACATCTACAAGCGCGAGGAAGTCGCGCGCCATGGCTTCACCTATGCCGGTGTCGGCCGCCCCAAGGACGGGCGCGCCGGAGATATGCAAGCCGCCGCCGAATGA
- a CDS encoding NAD-dependent epimerase, whose amino-acid sequence MKVLITGTAGFIGFHLARRLLDSGHFVTGFDGMTPYYDVALKEARHALLKRSNGFSEHVGQLEDMDALQRAADAAEPDVIIHLAGQAGVRYSIDYPRTYTDSNLVGSFNVLELARALQPKHLLLASTSSVYGANEEMPFAESHQADHPLTFYAATKKAMETMAHSYAHLFSVPTTCFRFFTVYGPWGRPDMALFKFVDAILKDRAIDVYGEGRMKRDFTYVEDLVDGITALIEKVPETGNPVAVDGTTDTLSPIAPWRVVNIGGGDPVGLMEFIGAIEKKLGRSAKKNMLPMQPGDVPATFADLTLMKALTGYQPKVKVEEGVSAFVDWYLDYTKKV is encoded by the coding sequence ATGAAAGTCCTCATCACCGGCACGGCCGGCTTTATCGGGTTCCACCTCGCGCGGCGCCTGCTCGATAGCGGCCATTTCGTCACGGGCTTCGACGGGATGACGCCCTATTACGATGTCGCGCTCAAAGAGGCGCGGCATGCGCTCCTGAAACGCTCCAATGGATTTTCGGAGCATGTCGGTCAGCTCGAGGATATGGATGCGCTGCAGCGCGCGGCGGACGCCGCCGAGCCGGATGTCATCATCCATCTGGCCGGGCAGGCGGGCGTGCGCTATTCGATCGACTATCCGCGCACCTACACCGACTCAAATCTCGTCGGCTCGTTCAACGTGCTCGAACTCGCGCGGGCGCTTCAGCCGAAACATCTTCTTCTGGCTTCGACGAGCTCGGTCTACGGCGCCAATGAGGAGATGCCGTTCGCCGAAAGCCATCAGGCCGATCATCCGCTGACCTTTTATGCGGCGACGAAGAAGGCGATGGAGACGATGGCGCATTCCTATGCGCATCTCTTCTCGGTGCCGACGACCTGTTTTCGCTTCTTCACCGTTTACGGCCCGTGGGGCCGGCCGGATATGGCGCTGTTCAAATTCGTCGATGCGATCCTCAAGGACCGCGCAATCGATGTTTACGGGGAAGGGCGCATGAAGCGCGACTTCACCTATGTCGAAGATCTGGTCGACGGCATTACCGCTCTGATCGAGAAGGTGCCGGAGACCGGCAATCCCGTTGCAGTGGACGGGACGACGGACACGCTGTCGCCCATCGCGCCCTGGCGCGTCGTCAATATCGGCGGCGGCGATCCGGTGGGCCTGATGGAGTTCATCGGCGCCATCGAAAAGAAGCTCGGACGGTCGGCCAAGAAGAACATGCTGCCGATGCAGCCGGGCGACGTGCCCGCGACCTTTGCCGATCTGACTTTGATGAAAGCGCTGACAGGCTATCAGCCGAAAGTGAAAGTGGAGGAGGGCGTTTCCGCCTTCGTCGACTGGTATCTCGACTACACGAAAAAGGTTTAG